Proteins encoded by one window of Cuniculiplasma divulgatum:
- a CDS encoding thiolase domain-containing protein, whose product MKTLSKGVYIIGAGEAKYGELWDRSLRDIAVEAGLKAVEDAGIRTRDLGAIYMSNSLGGDISRQEHLSALMSDQAGVSSEYIPSMRIEASTASGGAAIREGYLAIRSGEYETVMVGGAEKMTELYGNENIDITSSILDREWEAFEGGTPAALAALSARKYLKDFNVSKEVLAKLSVNDHLNASLNENAHFRNKITIQQALNATLIAEPLNLMDCAPLSDGASSIILASEEYVKKHSIDGVKILSSAMSQGPFALHSRECLYTVEPTKLAARKALKDANLKNSDMSFVEIHDSYNIYGLMALEDLGFAEKGKAKGLIEEGIALNDRLPVNPSGGLKAKGFPYGATGVGQAVEAYLQLKGKANKRQVKDSKTAMIHNMAGSGVASVVHILGVE is encoded by the coding sequence GTGAAGACGTTGAGTAAGGGTGTTTACATAATAGGAGCTGGAGAAGCAAAATACGGAGAATTGTGGGATCGATCACTGAGAGATATTGCAGTGGAAGCGGGGCTAAAGGCTGTTGAAGATGCAGGGATTAGAACAAGAGATCTTGGGGCCATTTATATGAGTAATAGCCTTGGAGGAGATATAAGCAGACAGGAACATTTAAGCGCACTGATGTCAGATCAGGCAGGGGTATCTTCGGAATACATCCCATCGATGAGAATCGAAGCTTCGACTGCATCCGGAGGTGCAGCCATAAGAGAAGGATATCTGGCAATCAGATCAGGGGAGTATGAAACTGTAATGGTAGGAGGAGCGGAAAAAATGACAGAACTATATGGAAACGAGAATATTGACATAACCTCCTCCATTCTTGACAGGGAATGGGAAGCATTTGAAGGTGGAACTCCTGCTGCTCTAGCCGCCCTTTCTGCTAGAAAGTACCTGAAGGATTTTAACGTTTCTAAGGAAGTTCTTGCAAAACTGTCAGTAAACGACCATCTAAATGCAAGTCTTAATGAGAATGCACATTTCAGGAATAAGATAACGATTCAGCAGGCTCTGAATGCTACGCTGATTGCTGAACCTCTCAATCTAATGGACTGCGCACCTCTAAGTGATGGTGCATCAAGTATTATACTTGCTTCTGAAGAATATGTCAAAAAACATTCCATAGATGGTGTTAAGATTTTGTCATCTGCTATGTCTCAGGGTCCATTTGCACTCCACAGCAGGGAATGCCTCTACACAGTTGAACCTACCAAGCTGGCGGCAAGAAAGGCACTTAAGGATGCAAACCTGAAGAACTCCGATATGTCTTTTGTTGAAATCCATGATTCGTATAATATTTACGGGTTGATGGCTCTTGAAGATCTGGGCTTTGCTGAAAAAGGGAAGGCAAAAGGTCTGATCGAAGAGGGTATAGCTCTTAATGACAGATTGCCGGTTAATCCATCTGGAGGTTTAAAAGCTAAAGGATTTCCCTATGGTGCAACTGGTGTTGGCCAGGCAGTTGAGGCATATTTGCAATTAAAGGGTAAAGCAAACAAAAGGCAGGTCAAAGATTCAAAAACTGCTATGATACATAACATGGCAGGTTCAGGAGTTGCATCTGTTGTTCATATACTGGGGGTGGAATAA
- a CDS encoding hydroxymethylglutaryl-CoA synthase, protein MGKYGIVSYGSYIPKYRIKPDEIARIWGEDPENIKNGIYILSKSVPSPDEDVATISVEAARTALKRGGLRGEQIEAMYIGSESHPYAVKPTATIVSSAIGANFDMFAADYEFACKAGTAGMQNVLAMVQSGMIKMGMAIGSDTSQGAPGDVLEYSASAGGTAMIIGNESVAAEIKSTLSVTSDTPDFWRREGQPYPTHGERFTGEPAYFKHVVSAGKEMMARMKTKPEDYDYAVFHQPNGKFPTRAAKLLGFEEKQYKEGLLTPYIGNTYSGAMMVGLSAILDVAKDGDRILAVSFGSGAGSDAFHIEVNSEIENLHKSSAVTVRELLEDTIFLDYGMYAKFKKKLILGEDVE, encoded by the coding sequence ATGGGAAAATACGGAATAGTAAGTTATGGGAGTTATATCCCAAAATACAGGATCAAACCTGATGAAATAGCAAGGATCTGGGGTGAAGATCCGGAGAATATAAAGAATGGTATTTACATTCTAAGTAAATCTGTTCCGTCTCCAGATGAAGATGTAGCAACAATATCTGTTGAGGCTGCAAGGACGGCATTAAAACGAGGAGGTCTCAGGGGAGAACAGATAGAAGCTATGTATATAGGATCAGAAAGCCATCCCTATGCAGTAAAACCAACTGCAACAATTGTGTCTTCAGCAATAGGAGCAAATTTTGACATGTTTGCAGCAGATTATGAATTCGCCTGCAAAGCAGGCACTGCAGGGATGCAAAATGTCCTTGCAATGGTGCAATCAGGAATGATAAAAATGGGAATGGCTATTGGTTCGGATACCTCTCAGGGAGCACCTGGTGATGTATTAGAATATTCAGCATCAGCTGGGGGAACAGCCATGATCATAGGGAATGAGAGCGTTGCCGCAGAGATTAAATCAACCCTTTCTGTTACTTCAGACACACCAGATTTCTGGAGGAGAGAAGGGCAGCCATATCCAACTCATGGAGAGAGGTTTACAGGTGAACCGGCCTATTTCAAACATGTTGTATCTGCAGGAAAGGAGATGATGGCGAGAATGAAAACCAAACCTGAAGACTACGATTATGCAGTATTTCATCAGCCAAACGGTAAATTCCCTACCAGGGCGGCGAAATTGCTGGGATTTGAGGAAAAACAGTATAAGGAGGGTTTGCTCACTCCTTACATTGGAAACACATATTCTGGAGCCATGATGGTTGGACTTTCAGCCATACTTGATGTTGCCAAGGATGGCGATAGAATACTTGCTGTATCATTTGGTTCAGGGGCAGGTTCTGATGCGTTTCACATCGAAGTGAATTCGGAAATAGAGAATCTGCATAAAAGTAGTGCAGTAACTGTAAGGGAGTTGCTAGAGGATACAATATTCCTTGATTATGGAATGTATGCCAAATTTAAGAAGAAATTAATACTGGGTGAAGACGTTGAGTAA
- a CDS encoding DUF373 family protein, producing the protein MTTLILNIDRDNDYGEKSGVKGPVVGYSQCYNAAVKLITADPEDSDANALFGALKHYEDLQSRGEDVEISLVTGDDDVGEKSDEIISKQLDDVFSEGKYSDCILISDGAEDDYVIPLILSRTKIRYVKHIIVRHNQNIESLYYYIVKAMKDKKLLKKIFIPVGLILLVYGIAVLSFVAFFDLTGRLTTSPSLYAYTLVIVVLGGYFTERGFDIRTRIDKVLNEVKAYSEEARVMFISTIVSIGIFLVGIASTYSILYDLKMLPLDRILYFLQIFGLWVYVSIVTRALFKIADIYIGGSPRSDTLFYAVSFSLSAELLILGILGYLRYSLKYVGFNQALESLIIIMVGIVVALVTAAVHRKRTAFLGSGSYTSKDQT; encoded by the coding sequence ATGACCACTCTAATTCTGAATATAGACAGGGATAATGATTACGGAGAAAAGTCCGGTGTGAAGGGACCGGTAGTAGGTTATTCCCAGTGCTATAATGCAGCGGTAAAGCTTATAACCGCTGACCCAGAAGATTCTGATGCAAACGCTCTTTTTGGCGCTCTTAAGCATTATGAAGACCTGCAGTCAAGAGGGGAAGATGTTGAAATATCTCTTGTTACAGGTGATGATGATGTGGGAGAAAAATCAGACGAGATTATTTCAAAGCAGCTTGATGATGTATTCTCCGAGGGAAAATATTCAGATTGTATTCTAATATCAGATGGTGCAGAGGATGATTATGTAATTCCACTAATTCTCTCTAGGACAAAAATTAGATATGTTAAGCACATAATTGTAAGGCACAATCAGAATATAGAATCACTTTACTATTATATTGTTAAGGCAATGAAAGACAAGAAATTACTTAAGAAAATCTTCATTCCCGTCGGTCTGATCCTTCTTGTATATGGTATAGCTGTTCTTTCGTTTGTGGCGTTCTTCGACCTTACTGGAAGATTGACAACAAGTCCTTCCCTGTACGCTTACACGCTTGTTATAGTAGTTCTTGGAGGTTATTTCACAGAGCGTGGCTTTGATATTAGAACAAGAATTGACAAGGTTTTAAACGAGGTTAAGGCATATTCAGAGGAAGCCAGGGTAATGTTCATATCAACAATAGTTTCCATTGGAATATTCCTTGTTGGTATAGCGTCCACATATTCCATACTCTATGATCTTAAGATGCTCCCTCTTGACAGAATACTTTATTTTCTTCAGATATTTGGGTTATGGGTCTACGTTTCGATCGTGACAAGAGCATTATTCAAGATAGCAGATATCTACATCGGCGGATCTCCAAGATCTGATACCCTTTTTTACGCTGTTTCATTTTCTCTATCGGCAGAACTTCTGATTCTTGGGATACTTGGATACCTGAGATATTCACTGAAATATGTTGGGTTTAATCAGGCGCTAGAGTCTTTAATCATAATTATGGTCGGAATAGTTGTTGCATTGGTAACAGCAGCAGTACACAGAAAAAGGACAGCCTTTCTTGGATCAGGAAGTTACACAAGTAAAGATCAGACATGA
- a CDS encoding 6-hydroxymethylpterin diphosphokinase MptE-like protein: protein MIQWEDLYERICRELVIDCKSDYTSTKVLSAMAIHQVTFIKRINSFRNGNFIIYGPAGKIIERKEKGVVSVVADSAIDRFKNFVPDIIVTDLDGNLERIMSCWKDGTVLCIHAHGDNIKRIMEFVPALEGDFLGTCQSSKTENLLNLHGFTDGDRAVKLAQFLEAQTIRLDGFDFRTPVSKYGSRDKAKKLRFAEMIILDSASERNGKEFNFIPEVF, encoded by the coding sequence ATGATACAGTGGGAAGACCTATACGAAAGAATCTGCAGGGAGCTTGTAATAGACTGCAAATCAGATTATACTTCTACAAAAGTTCTGAGTGCAATGGCAATTCATCAGGTAACATTCATTAAAAGAATTAATTCGTTCAGAAATGGTAATTTTATCATATACGGACCAGCAGGGAAAATAATAGAAAGAAAAGAAAAAGGTGTGGTATCTGTTGTCGCGGATTCTGCCATAGACCGGTTCAAAAATTTTGTACCTGATATAATTGTAACAGATCTAGATGGAAACCTCGAAAGGATCATGAGTTGCTGGAAAGATGGAACAGTACTTTGCATACATGCCCACGGAGACAACATAAAGAGAATAATGGAGTTCGTCCCAGCGCTTGAAGGAGATTTTCTGGGCACATGCCAGTCTAGCAAAACAGAAAACCTGTTAAATCTACATGGGTTTACAGATGGTGATAGAGCAGTTAAACTGGCACAGTTTCTTGAAGCTCAGACCATTAGACTGGACGGCTTCGATTTCAGGACTCCAGTCAGCAAATATGGAAGCAGAGATAAGGCAAAAAAACTGAGATTCGCCGAGATGATAATACTTGATTCAGCCAGTGAAAGAAATGGAAAAGAATTTAACTTCATTCCTGAGGTTTTCTGA
- a CDS encoding 2-phosphosulfolactate phosphatase, which produces MEVNIVNGRKENQFSKNPKILIDIYRSTTTMPLMLKKGASKIIPVSSVSVAKKMKNEYPDYIIAGERYGFKVPGFQMSNSPYEVMNTDLDGKTIIFTSTNGTKVLNKIKDSEVIFICSYANVFATLPFLKNFSVIEAVLSGRPDGYADEDYYFGMFVKTYMETGKDQFDYYIEQTRKGQGTKRLSMIGGKKDVELCLQRDLVPFPVIFQNGEIIRKPQE; this is translated from the coding sequence GTGGAAGTAAATATTGTAAACGGGAGGAAGGAAAATCAATTTTCTAAAAACCCAAAAATTCTCATAGATATATACAGATCAACAACGACCATGCCGCTGATGCTTAAGAAAGGCGCGAGTAAGATAATTCCAGTAAGTTCAGTATCTGTCGCAAAGAAAATGAAAAATGAATATCCTGATTACATTATTGCCGGTGAAAGGTACGGGTTCAAGGTTCCCGGCTTCCAGATGAGTAACTCCCCCTATGAGGTTATGAATACAGATCTGGATGGAAAAACAATCATTTTTACATCAACAAATGGAACAAAGGTTCTGAATAAAATAAAGGATTCTGAAGTGATTTTTATCTGCTCCTATGCCAATGTCTTTGCAACACTACCCTTCCTTAAGAATTTCAGTGTTATCGAGGCTGTTCTTTCAGGGAGACCAGATGGCTATGCAGATGAGGATTATTACTTTGGAATGTTTGTTAAAACATATATGGAAACTGGAAAAGATCAGTTTGATTATTACATAGAACAGACCAGGAAGGGACAGGGTACAAAAAGACTTAGCATGATAGGTGGAAAGAAAGATGTCGAGCTATGCCTTCAAAGAGATCTGGTTCCATTTCCAGTTATTTTTCAAAATGGAGAGATTATCAGAAAACCTCAGGAATGA
- a CDS encoding 50S ribosomal protein L11 — MAQEVRTMVEGGKASTGPPLGPALGPLGLNLGQVVKEINEKTKDFAGMQVPIILTVTDAAKKTYEIKVGVPPTSALLKKELGIQVASGKRKEVTAGDATLEQIKKVALAKKDSMMANDLKGAVLEVLGTAFSSGIKVDGKDARDVQKLIISGEIKIE, encoded by the coding sequence ATGGCACAAGAAGTAAGAACAATGGTTGAAGGAGGCAAAGCATCCACAGGACCACCTCTTGGTCCAGCTCTAGGCCCTCTGGGACTTAACCTGGGACAGGTCGTGAAGGAAATCAATGAGAAGACCAAAGATTTCGCAGGAATGCAGGTTCCAATAATCTTAACTGTTACAGACGCAGCAAAGAAAACATACGAGATCAAGGTAGGAGTTCCACCCACATCTGCTCTGCTGAAGAAGGAACTAGGAATTCAGGTCGCTTCAGGTAAAAGAAAGGAAGTAACAGCAGGTGATGCTACATTGGAACAAATCAAGAAGGTCGCTCTGGCAAAGAAAGATTCTATGATGGCAAACGATCTTAAAGGAGCAGTGCTCGAGGTTCTGGGAACTGCTTTTTCATCAGGAATAAAAGTGGATGGAAAGGATGCAAGAGATGTCCAGAAATTGATTATTAGCGGAGAAATAAAGATAGAATAA
- a CDS encoding 50S ribosomal protein L1 produces the protein MSIEEKVKQALKESKERKFTESLDLSVNLKGVDLSNPKNRINDEISLPKGRGKEIKVALFGSEEMRGKVKDTADYVFGAEDLSKFAEDKKGFKKIVNQADFFLAEANLMTTIGRSLGQVLGPRGKIPRAVPPSQDPSSLIVSLKKTVRVRSRDKRTFHVPVGMKTMPEKDIADNVREVIKRITAHLEKGYGNIDSIYIKTTMGKAVKIDEGDL, from the coding sequence ATGTCAATAGAAGAAAAAGTGAAACAAGCATTAAAAGAGTCAAAGGAGAGGAAATTTACAGAATCTCTTGATCTTTCAGTTAACCTGAAAGGGGTTGATTTAAGCAATCCTAAAAACAGAATTAACGATGAGATCTCACTTCCCAAGGGAAGGGGAAAGGAGATCAAGGTTGCCTTATTTGGAAGTGAAGAGATGAGGGGAAAAGTGAAGGATACAGCCGATTACGTTTTTGGCGCAGAGGATCTATCCAAATTCGCCGAAGACAAGAAAGGGTTCAAGAAAATAGTAAACCAGGCGGATTTCTTCCTTGCGGAGGCTAATCTTATGACTACAATTGGACGATCACTTGGTCAGGTTCTTGGTCCAAGAGGTAAAATCCCAAGAGCTGTGCCCCCAAGTCAGGATCCTTCCAGTCTCATAGTCTCACTCAAAAAAACAGTGAGAGTAAGGAGCAGGGATAAGAGAACATTCCACGTACCCGTTGGAATGAAGACAATGCCAGAGAAGGATATAGCTGATAATGTGAGAGAAGTCATAAAACGAATCACAGCCCATCTTGAAAAAGGTTATGGGAACATCGACAGCATATATATAAAAACAACAATGGGTAAGGCTGTTAAGATAGATGAAGGTGATTTGTGA
- a CDS encoding 50S ribosomal protein L10, with protein MTVTPQWKVDLVDHIASTISESPVTAFVSIKGIRNKQLQGIRRALKGEATIRVVRGTLLEKALEKAGKKNIEKLKEFVGGQIALVTTLDSPAKLYSKLEKNRQKSAARGGEIAEEDIVVPAKDTNFPPGPMISEFQKVGLQAAIEKGKIVIKKEMLFVKKGDKISKEKAKILEKLEILPLDVGLDVVSAYEDGIIFDREAMSLTPEKVMADIASAFSQGKVLATDITFIVKEIMPELIVKARIQAESLAMEANFVDENNMASFILKAVSQASALQNELEGEPEETKEATKEEKPKEEDGAAGFGALFG; from the coding sequence ATGACAGTTACACCCCAATGGAAAGTTGATTTGGTTGATCATATTGCATCCACAATCTCGGAAAGTCCAGTGACTGCATTTGTAAGTATCAAAGGTATAAGAAATAAACAGTTGCAGGGGATTAGAAGAGCACTGAAGGGAGAGGCAACCATAAGAGTGGTAAGAGGAACACTTCTGGAAAAAGCCCTGGAAAAGGCAGGAAAGAAAAATATAGAAAAACTAAAGGAATTTGTGGGCGGTCAGATAGCACTTGTAACAACATTAGATTCACCTGCAAAGTTATACTCAAAACTGGAAAAGAACCGGCAAAAATCAGCTGCAAGGGGCGGAGAAATTGCAGAAGAGGATATAGTTGTGCCAGCTAAGGATACAAATTTCCCACCTGGCCCAATGATCAGTGAGTTTCAGAAAGTTGGGCTGCAGGCAGCTATCGAAAAGGGAAAGATAGTAATAAAGAAGGAAATGCTATTTGTCAAGAAAGGGGACAAAATATCAAAAGAAAAGGCAAAGATCCTTGAAAAACTTGAAATTCTGCCCCTGGATGTAGGTCTCGATGTAGTTTCTGCATATGAAGATGGCATCATATTTGACAGAGAAGCCATGTCTCTGACACCAGAAAAGGTAATGGCTGATATTGCATCTGCATTCTCGCAGGGTAAGGTACTTGCAACTGACATAACATTCATTGTGAAGGAAATAATGCCAGAATTAATAGTGAAGGCAAGAATTCAGGCAGAGTCACTCGCAATGGAAGCCAATTTCGTAGACGAGAACAACATGGCATCTTTCATTCTGAAGGCTGTATCGCAGGCTTCAGCATTACAGAATGAACTCGAGGGAGAACCCGAGGAAACAAAGGAAGCGACAAAGGAAGAAAAGCCCAAGGAAGAGGATGGGGCTGCAGGGTTTGGAGCCCTGTTCGGATAA
- the rpl12p gene encoding 50S ribosomal protein P1 → MEYIYGALLLHAAGKEVDEEKLKKVLEDAGVTPDEARLKSLVSSLKDVNIEDVIKHAAAAPVAAAPSQAPAKKEEKKEEKKEEKPEANEEDAMAGLSSLFG, encoded by the coding sequence ATGGAATATATATACGGAGCCCTGTTGCTTCATGCAGCAGGAAAAGAAGTAGATGAGGAAAAACTGAAAAAGGTGCTTGAGGACGCTGGTGTAACACCAGATGAGGCAAGACTGAAATCTTTAGTATCAAGTCTTAAGGACGTGAATATTGAGGATGTAATAAAGCACGCAGCAGCTGCACCTGTAGCCGCTGCTCCATCACAGGCACCTGCAAAGAAAGAGGAAAAGAAGGAAGAGAAGAAAGAGGAAAAGCCTGAAGCAAACGAAGAAGATGCAATGGCTGGCCTGAGTTCATTATTCGGATGA
- a CDS encoding pyroglutamyl-peptidase I family protein has translation MNNKVLITGFEPFLEFTDNPSKILAEYFDGRIEDNIEYHGKVLPVDYSLIESRLVEAIDKINPVLIIGTGLAAGRSKMSIEKIGMNYKHSTNPDNSGKTVNGEKIDQSFPDGMFSMLHVESLVDELNFMGIPAEISFSAGAYLCNNALFIILRECRKRNIKGGFIHLPVNTEYAAKLMRKNYPSLPVNLMIEGLRHAVQSEILKI, from the coding sequence GTGAATAATAAAGTTTTGATAACAGGGTTTGAGCCATTTCTTGAATTCACAGATAATCCGTCTAAAATATTAGCGGAGTATTTTGATGGAAGAATCGAAGACAATATTGAATATCACGGAAAGGTATTGCCCGTAGATTATTCTTTAATAGAATCTAGACTCGTTGAGGCAATTGATAAGATCAATCCCGTTCTGATAATTGGCACCGGATTGGCAGCTGGTAGATCTAAAATGTCAATTGAAAAAATAGGAATGAATTATAAACATTCTACAAATCCTGACAACAGCGGAAAAACAGTAAATGGTGAAAAGATAGATCAAAGCTTTCCCGATGGTATGTTCTCCATGCTGCATGTGGAATCTCTGGTTGACGAACTGAACTTTATGGGAATCCCGGCAGAAATTAGTTTTTCAGCAGGAGCTTATCTGTGTAACAATGCACTGTTCATAATACTTAGAGAATGCAGAAAGAGAAACATAAAAGGCGGTTTCATTCATCTTCCAGTAAACACAGAGTATGCAGCTAAATTAATGAGAAAAAATTACCCCAGTCTGCCTGTGAATTTAATGATTGAAGGGTTAAGGCATGCTGTACAAAGTGAAATTCTTAAAATATAA